A part of Arthrobacter dokdonellae genomic DNA contains:
- a CDS encoding M3 family metallopeptidase: MTLEFSRNPFLAPSTLPYQLPDFASVRDADYLPAFEAGLAQQLAEVAAIAANPEPASFANTVAAMERSGAVLTRVANVFFNIAGSDGTPAVQEIEQLIAPRLAGHADTILLNGALHRRFLDVPTDGLDAESARLVDEYRKAFTRAGVGLDAAGQERLRVVNGELSSLSTQFAQRVTQAGNDAAVHVQDAAELDGLSADDLATAAAAARAAGHGSGYLLTLILPTAQPALEVLTNRETRRRLHLASVGRGSGADGSNVLGLAAAMAALRAERAALLGHACEAERSIEPQTAPSLEAVHAMLSPITAAAVRNARAEAEKLAATAGHAIEAWDWAFYSEQVRRDDYGVDLAALRPWFGLDSVLENGVFYAASKLYGLSFTERTDLAGYHPDVRVWEVFNEDGSALGLFLGDYYARETKRGGAWMNSFVEQSALDGTRAVVVNNLNIAKPPEGEPTLLSYDEVVTCFHEFGHALHGLFSDVGYPKFSGTNVPRDFVEYPSQVNEMWILWPEVLANYARHHKTGEPLPDGTAERLRAASLWGQGFATTEYLGAALLDLAWHELPAGTTVEDPLAFEAAALAAAGVDLPAVPPRYRTGYFNHIFAGGYAAGYYSYIWSEVLDADTVAWFKANGGLSRANGEHFRSTLLCRGFSVVPLQAFRDFAGRDADTEPLLARRGLA, encoded by the coding sequence ATGACTTTGGAATTTTCCAGGAATCCGTTTCTGGCGCCCAGCACGCTGCCGTACCAGCTGCCCGACTTCGCCTCCGTCCGCGACGCCGACTACCTGCCGGCGTTTGAGGCGGGCCTTGCCCAGCAGCTCGCGGAGGTCGCGGCGATCGCCGCGAACCCGGAACCGGCGTCGTTCGCTAACACCGTGGCGGCCATGGAGCGCAGCGGCGCCGTGCTCACGCGCGTGGCCAACGTGTTCTTCAACATTGCCGGCTCCGACGGAACGCCGGCCGTCCAGGAGATCGAACAGCTGATCGCCCCGCGCCTGGCCGGGCACGCCGACACGATCCTGCTCAACGGGGCCCTCCACCGGCGCTTCCTCGACGTGCCCACGGATGGGCTGGACGCGGAGTCGGCACGGCTGGTGGACGAATACCGCAAGGCCTTCACCCGCGCGGGCGTCGGGCTGGACGCAGCCGGGCAAGAGCGGCTGCGCGTCGTTAACGGGGAGCTCTCCTCCCTCAGCACGCAGTTTGCCCAACGGGTCACGCAGGCGGGCAACGACGCCGCCGTGCATGTCCAGGACGCGGCGGAGCTCGACGGGCTCAGCGCCGACGACCTTGCCACCGCGGCGGCCGCGGCGCGCGCCGCCGGGCACGGCTCCGGCTACCTGCTGACCTTGATCCTGCCCACCGCCCAGCCGGCGCTGGAGGTGCTGACCAACCGGGAGACACGCCGCAGGCTGCACCTGGCCTCCGTAGGCCGGGGCAGTGGCGCGGACGGCTCCAACGTGCTGGGGCTGGCGGCCGCCATGGCCGCGCTCCGCGCAGAAAGGGCGGCCCTGCTCGGCCATGCCTGCGAGGCGGAGCGTTCCATCGAACCGCAGACGGCCCCGTCGCTCGAGGCGGTGCACGCCATGCTCTCCCCCATCACTGCCGCGGCAGTGCGCAACGCACGGGCCGAGGCGGAGAAGCTTGCCGCGACGGCCGGACACGCCATCGAGGCGTGGGACTGGGCGTTCTACTCCGAGCAGGTCCGCCGGGACGACTACGGCGTGGATCTCGCCGCCCTGCGCCCCTGGTTTGGGCTGGACTCGGTGTTGGAAAACGGAGTGTTTTACGCCGCCTCCAAGCTGTACGGGCTGTCCTTCACCGAGCGGACCGACCTGGCCGGGTACCACCCCGACGTGCGCGTCTGGGAAGTGTTCAACGAGGACGGTTCCGCCCTGGGACTGTTCCTGGGCGACTACTACGCGCGCGAGACCAAGCGCGGCGGGGCCTGGATGAACTCCTTCGTGGAGCAGTCGGCCCTCGACGGGACACGCGCCGTCGTCGTCAACAACCTCAACATCGCCAAACCTCCGGAGGGCGAGCCCACGCTGCTGAGCTACGACGAGGTGGTGACCTGCTTCCACGAGTTCGGCCATGCCCTGCACGGGCTGTTTTCCGACGTCGGCTACCCGAAGTTCTCGGGCACGAACGTGCCGCGCGACTTTGTCGAGTACCCCTCCCAGGTCAACGAGATGTGGATCCTGTGGCCTGAGGTGCTGGCCAACTATGCCCGGCACCACAAGACCGGGGAGCCGCTGCCGGACGGCACGGCGGAGCGGCTGCGGGCCGCCTCACTGTGGGGGCAGGGCTTCGCCACCACCGAGTATCTGGGCGCCGCCCTGCTGGACCTGGCCTGGCACGAGCTGCCCGCCGGGACCACGGTGGAGGATCCGCTGGCGTTCGAGGCCGCGGCGCTGGCCGCGGCCGGCGTGGACCTGCCTGCCGTTCCGCCGCGCTACCGGACCGGCTATTTCAACCACATCTTTGCCGGCGGTTACGCGGCCGGCTACTACTCGTACATTTGGAGCGAGGTGCTCGACGCCGACACCGTTGCCTGGTTCAAGGCGAACGGCGGGCTCTCGCGTGCCAACGGCGAACACTTCCGGTCAACGCTGCTGTGCCGCGGCTTCTCGGTAGTTCCACTGCAGGCCTTCCGCGACTTTGCCGGCCGGGACGCCGACACCGAGCCGCTGCTGGCTCGCAGGGGCCTGGCCTAG
- a CDS encoding GNAT family N-acetyltransferase — translation MVTLADCERTQHAWFKAQAAATGGRAFGTYGMDWVWLPESREMLCMFPTEITDAGLLPAMAEAERRGAAAVGVWLNAAVNSTELERHRFERGWQPWWMTAPLGPGPVGTDAGGLQEVGPGARERDDRVRIDTPTDGVCSLDPPQAWLATARNGEEWAGQSYLFMPPEQGAKHLAGIFDMYVAPEHRRDGLGTALLDCLAETASDAGAEHLLLNATPEGLQLYRGRGFQLIGKGRTWWHHLPQ, via the coding sequence GTGGTGACCCTCGCAGACTGCGAACGCACCCAGCACGCCTGGTTCAAGGCCCAGGCCGCGGCCACCGGCGGGCGCGCCTTCGGCACGTACGGCATGGACTGGGTGTGGCTGCCCGAATCGCGGGAGATGCTGTGCATGTTCCCCACCGAGATCACCGACGCCGGGCTCCTGCCCGCCATGGCCGAGGCGGAGCGCCGCGGAGCCGCCGCGGTGGGCGTCTGGCTGAACGCCGCGGTCAATAGCACCGAGCTGGAACGGCACCGCTTCGAGCGCGGTTGGCAGCCGTGGTGGATGACGGCGCCGCTCGGTCCCGGACCGGTTGGCACGGATGCTGGTGGCTTGCAAGAGGTCGGCCCGGGCGCACGGGAGCGGGACGACCGGGTGCGCATCGACACGCCCACGGACGGGGTCTGCAGCCTCGATCCCCCGCAGGCATGGCTGGCCACGGCGCGCAACGGCGAAGAATGGGCCGGACAGTCGTACCTTTTCATGCCTCCCGAACAGGGCGCCAAGCACCTGGCCGGCATCTTTGACATGTATGTGGCCCCCGAACACCGCCGTGACGGGCTGGGCACTGCCCTCCTGGACTGCCTGGCGGAAACTGCGTCCGACGCCGGGGCGGAGCACCTGCTGCTCAACGCCACCCCCGAGGGGCTTCAGCTTTACAGGGGCCGCGGCTTCCAGCTCATCGGCAAGGGCCGCACCTGGTGGCACCACCTGCCCCAATAG
- the pdxS gene encoding pyridoxal 5'-phosphate synthase lyase subunit PdxS, translating to MAEMLKGGVIMDVVNVEQAKIAEDAGAVAVMALERVPADIRAQGGVSRASDPDMIDAIIAAVSIPVMAKARIGHFVEAQVLESLGVDYVDESEVLTPADYEHHIDKWNFKVPFVCGATNLGEALRRINEGAAMIRSKGEAGTGDVSNATGHMRKIRTQIAQLAALPEDELYVAAKELQAPYELVKEVAATGKLPVVMFTAGGIATPADAAMMMQLGADGVFVGSGIFKSGNPAQRAAAVVKATTFYDDPKVIADVSRGLGEAMVGINVADIPEPHRLAERGW from the coding sequence ATGGCCGAGATGCTCAAGGGCGGCGTCATCATGGACGTGGTCAATGTCGAGCAAGCCAAGATTGCCGAGGATGCCGGCGCCGTTGCCGTCATGGCGCTGGAGCGCGTCCCCGCGGACATCCGCGCGCAGGGCGGCGTCTCGCGAGCCAGCGACCCGGACATGATCGACGCCATCATTGCCGCGGTCTCCATTCCGGTCATGGCCAAGGCCCGCATCGGACACTTCGTCGAGGCGCAGGTGCTGGAATCCTTGGGCGTGGATTACGTGGACGAGTCCGAGGTCCTCACCCCGGCCGACTACGAGCACCACATCGACAAATGGAACTTCAAGGTTCCCTTCGTCTGCGGCGCCACCAACCTCGGCGAGGCGCTGCGACGCATCAACGAAGGTGCGGCCATGATCCGTTCCAAGGGCGAGGCCGGCACCGGGGACGTCTCCAACGCCACGGGCCACATGCGCAAGATCCGCACGCAGATCGCCCAGTTGGCGGCCCTGCCCGAAGACGAGCTGTACGTGGCCGCGAAGGAACTGCAGGCACCGTACGAGCTCGTCAAGGAAGTTGCCGCGACCGGCAAGCTGCCCGTGGTGATGTTCACCGCCGGCGGCATCGCCACCCCGGCCGACGCCGCCATGATGATGCAGCTCGGCGCGGACGGCGTGTTCGTCGGCTCCGGCATCTTCAAGTCCGGCAACCCGGCCCAGCGCGCCGCCGCCGTCGTGAAGGCCACCACGTTCTACGACGACCCCAAGGTCATCGCGGACGTCTCCCGCGGCCTGGGCGAGGCCATGGTGGGCATCAACGTCGCCGACATCCCCGAGCCGCACCGCCTCGCCGAGCGCGGCTGGTAG
- the pgsA gene encoding phosphatidylinositol phosphate synthase, giving the protein MLNKYARALFAAIFTPVAALLVRLKVSPDAVTIVGTLGVAAGALVGYPMGQLFWGTVVITVFVFSDIVDGLMARMLDRSGRWGAFLDSTLDRVGDGAVFAGIVIWFYTGGHNSFIAAMALACLVLGSIVSYAKARAEGLGMTANVGIAERSDRLVVVLVATGLVGLGIPEAVLAVVLVLLALASLVTIVQRVATVRRQALDGNLPAER; this is encoded by the coding sequence ATGCTGAACAAATACGCCCGCGCGCTCTTCGCAGCCATCTTCACGCCCGTTGCGGCGCTGCTGGTGCGCCTGAAGGTGTCGCCGGACGCCGTCACGATCGTGGGCACGCTGGGCGTTGCCGCCGGGGCCCTGGTCGGCTACCCCATGGGTCAGCTGTTCTGGGGCACCGTGGTCATCACGGTCTTTGTCTTTTCCGACATCGTCGACGGCCTCATGGCACGCATGCTCGACCGTTCGGGCCGGTGGGGTGCCTTCCTGGACTCCACCCTTGACAGGGTGGGGGACGGGGCGGTCTTCGCCGGGATCGTCATCTGGTTTTACACCGGCGGCCACAACTCCTTCATCGCAGCCATGGCCTTGGCCTGCCTGGTCCTTGGCTCCATCGTCTCCTACGCGAAGGCCCGGGCCGAGGGACTGGGCATGACCGCCAACGTGGGCATCGCCGAGCGTTCCGACCGGCTGGTGGTAGTGCTTGTGGCGACCGGGCTCGTGGGCCTGGGCATCCCGGAAGCAGTGCTCGCCGTCGTGCTGGTCCTGCTGGCCCTTGCGAGCCTGGTGACGATCGTCCAGCGCGTGGCCACTGTACGCCGCCAGGCCCTGGACGGCAATCTGCCCGCCGAACGGTAA
- a CDS encoding HIT family protein has translation MQDDFELPGVPDAFQRLWTPHRLAYVKGGQEQVTGPHNCPFCEAPGRSDAESLIVHRGTLVYVVLNLFPYNPGHLLVCPYRHVPDYTDLTVEETAEFAAASQQAMRVLRAVSNPSGFNLGMNQGATGGAGIASHLHQHIVPRWGGDGNFLPIIAGTKAITQTLGEVREQVADAWEGIG, from the coding sequence ATGCAGGACGACTTTGAGCTTCCGGGGGTGCCGGACGCCTTCCAGCGGCTCTGGACGCCGCACCGGCTCGCCTACGTCAAGGGCGGGCAGGAGCAGGTCACCGGCCCGCACAACTGCCCGTTCTGCGAGGCGCCGGGGCGCAGCGACGCGGAATCGCTGATTGTCCACCGCGGAACCCTTGTCTACGTAGTGCTGAACCTCTTCCCCTACAACCCCGGCCACCTCCTGGTGTGCCCCTACCGCCACGTGCCCGACTACACGGACCTTACCGTGGAGGAGACGGCGGAGTTTGCCGCGGCGTCCCAGCAGGCCATGCGCGTGCTGCGGGCGGTGTCCAACCCCTCCGGATTCAACCTCGGCATGAACCAGGGCGCCACGGGAGGGGCTGGCATTGCCTCGCACCTGCACCAGCACATCGTGCCGCGCTGGGGCGGAGACGGAAATTTCCTGCCCATCATCGCCGGCACCAAGGCCATCACGCAGACACTTGGCGAGGTCCGGGAGCAGGTTGCCGACGCCTGGGAGGGCATCGGCTGA
- the thrS gene encoding threonine--tRNA ligase yields the protein MPVDTQITIKVDGETTTVATGTTAAELFFERREVVVARVDGVLTDLDTRLAEGTAVEPVTIDSPDGLNVLRHSTAHVMAQAVQQLRPDAKLGIGPYITDGFYFDFDVAEPFTPEDLKTLEKTMLKIVNQNQKFVRRVVSEDEARAAMADEPYKLELLGRKSDADTAGEGVNVEVGAGDITIYSNIDRKSGDEVWCDLCRGPHLPNTKLISNAFALTRTSAAYWLGNQNNQQLQRIYGTAWPTKDALKAYQERMAEAERRDHRKLGAELDLFSFPDELGSGLPVFHPKGGIIRKEMEDYSRKRHVEAGYDFVYTPHITKANLYEVSGHLDWYKDGMFPPMHVDAELNEDGTVRKPGQDYYLKPMNCPMHNLIFRSRGRSYRELPLRLFEFGSVYRYEKSGVVHGLTRVRGMTQDDAHIYCTKEQMKDELTTTLNFVLSLLKDYGLTDFYLELSTKDPEKFVGSDEVWEEATQTLADVATASGLELVADPGGAAFYGPKISVQTKDALGRTWQMSTIQLDFNLPERFELEFQAADGTRQRPVMIHRALFGSVERFMGVLTEHYAGAFPAWLSPVQVVAIPVAEAFNDYMFDVVAKLKEQGIRAEVDISSDRFPKKIRTASKEKVPFVLIAGGDDADANAVSFRFRDGSQDNGVPVDEAVSRIVEAVRNRTA from the coding sequence GTGCCAGTGGATACGCAAATCACCATTAAAGTCGACGGCGAGACGACGACGGTGGCCACCGGCACCACCGCAGCGGAGCTGTTTTTTGAACGCCGCGAAGTCGTGGTGGCCCGCGTGGACGGCGTCCTGACCGACCTGGACACCCGGCTGGCCGAGGGCACCGCCGTCGAACCCGTCACCATCGACTCCCCTGACGGGCTGAACGTGCTCCGCCACTCCACCGCCCACGTCATGGCCCAGGCCGTGCAGCAGCTGCGCCCCGACGCCAAACTGGGCATAGGGCCGTACATCACCGACGGCTTTTACTTCGACTTTGACGTGGCCGAGCCCTTCACGCCGGAAGACCTGAAGACACTTGAGAAGACGATGCTCAAGATTGTCAACCAGAACCAGAAGTTCGTCCGCCGCGTGGTCTCCGAAGACGAGGCACGCGCCGCCATGGCCGACGAGCCGTACAAGTTGGAGCTGCTGGGCAGGAAGTCCGACGCCGACACGGCCGGCGAGGGCGTCAACGTCGAGGTGGGTGCCGGTGACATCACCATCTACAGCAACATCGACCGCAAGAGCGGCGACGAAGTCTGGTGCGACCTCTGCCGCGGGCCGCACCTGCCCAACACCAAGCTGATCTCCAACGCCTTTGCCCTGACCCGGACTTCCGCCGCCTACTGGCTGGGCAACCAGAACAACCAGCAGCTGCAGCGCATCTACGGCACGGCCTGGCCCACCAAGGACGCCCTGAAGGCGTACCAGGAGCGCATGGCGGAGGCAGAGCGCCGCGACCACCGCAAGCTCGGCGCGGAACTGGACCTGTTCTCCTTCCCGGACGAGCTGGGCTCCGGCCTGCCCGTCTTCCACCCGAAGGGCGGGATCATCCGCAAGGAAATGGAGGACTACTCCCGCAAGCGCCACGTGGAGGCTGGCTACGACTTTGTCTACACGCCGCACATCACCAAGGCCAACCTCTACGAAGTCTCCGGGCACCTGGACTGGTACAAGGACGGCATGTTCCCGCCCATGCACGTGGACGCGGAACTCAACGAGGACGGCACGGTGCGCAAGCCCGGCCAGGACTACTACCTCAAGCCCATGAACTGCCCGATGCACAACCTCATCTTCCGCTCCCGCGGACGGTCCTACCGTGAACTGCCGCTGCGCCTGTTTGAATTCGGCTCGGTGTACAGGTACGAAAAGTCCGGCGTGGTCCACGGACTGACCCGTGTGCGGGGCATGACCCAGGACGACGCACACATTTATTGCACGAAGGAGCAGATGAAGGACGAGCTGACCACCACGCTCAACTTTGTCCTGTCCCTCCTGAAGGACTACGGCCTGACCGACTTCTACCTGGAACTGTCCACCAAGGACCCGGAAAAGTTTGTCGGCTCCGACGAGGTCTGGGAGGAAGCCACCCAGACACTGGCCGACGTCGCCACGGCCTCCGGACTGGAACTCGTGGCCGATCCGGGCGGGGCAGCGTTCTACGGACCGAAGATCTCCGTTCAGACCAAGGATGCGCTCGGCCGCACCTGGCAGATGTCCACCATCCAGCTGGACTTCAACCTGCCCGAGCGCTTTGAACTGGAATTCCAGGCCGCCGACGGCACCCGTCAACGTCCGGTCATGATCCACCGGGCCCTGTTCGGTTCCGTGGAACGCTTCATGGGCGTGCTGACCGAGCACTACGCCGGGGCGTTTCCGGCCTGGCTCTCGCCCGTACAGGTGGTGGCCATCCCCGTGGCCGAGGCATTCAACGACTACATGTTCGATGTTGTCGCGAAGCTCAAGGAGCAGGGCATCCGTGCCGAGGTCGACATCTCCAGCGACCGCTTCCCGAAGAAGATTCGTACGGCCAGCAAGGAAAAGGTCCCGTTTGTGCTGATCGCCGGCGGGGACGACGCCGACGCCAACGCCGTCTCCTTCCGTTTTCGCGACGGCAGCCAAGACAACGGCGTGCCCGTCGACGAGGCCGTTTCACGGATTGTCGAAGCCGTCAGGAACCGTACGGCGTGA